In the Symphalangus syndactylus isolate Jambi chromosome 17, NHGRI_mSymSyn1-v2.1_pri, whole genome shotgun sequence genome, taaaaacctgatTTTCTAATATTTCCCCTAAAAAGGACATGTCATTTACATAAAATAGGAAGCAGGGAGAGGTGGTGAGAGATGACCCCTGTTGAGGATTTCATTGGTGTCTGCCACAGGCCGCCATGGCATCAGATGAAGGCAAGCTTTTTGTTGGAGGGCTGAGTTTTGACACCAATGAGCAGTCGCTGGAGCAGGTCTTCTCAAAATATGGACAGATCTCTGAAGGTGAGGCTGGTGCTGGGCCGGTGGCCCTTGGTGGGGGTGGCTTGTGCTCCTCCTGCCTGTAGGTACAACTGGGTGCTGACTGCAGACCTCTCTCCCCTGCACAGTGGTGGTTGTGAAAGACAGGGAGACCCAGAGATCTCGGGGATTTGGGTTTGTCACCTTTGAGAACATTGACGACGCTAAGGATGCCATGATGGCCATGAATGGGAAGGTGAGGATCAGGGTGCTGAGCGGGAGTCCCGTCCCGAGGATGGGCGAGGATGGGACACCCACCCGCTAACCCGTCCCGCCCTCTGGTCTCCAGTCTGTAGATGGACGGCAGATCCGAGTAGACCAGGCAGGCAAGTCGTCAGACAACCGATCCCGTGGGTACCGTGGTGGCTCCGCCGGGGGCCGGGGCTTCTTCCGCGGGGGCCGAGGACGGGGCCGTGGGTTCTCTAGAGGTGAGTGCCATGAGTGGGTCCCTTGGGGATGCTGTGAGGTACTGCTGGTGGGAGCCGGTACTCACTTCTTCATGTATGTGCAGGAGGAGGGGACCGAGGCTATGGGGGGAGCCGGTTCGAGTCCAGGAGTGGGGGCTACGGAGGCTCCAGAGACTACTATAGCAGGTGAGGGGGAGGCCAGCCCGAGCAACGGGGTGGTTGTGGGATGGCCAGCTTCGGTCCCGCGTCCCAGGTCCCTGGGGGAACTGAGATGAGACTGGCTGGGCAAGGAGCAGAGGCAGGTGGGGGCCCAGGCCAAGAGGAGAGGAGACTGCTCAGGACAGTCGCAGAAGTGGGAGGGCCTGGGGGGCAGGCTGGTGGAGGTTTTGGACGATTTCCAAGATTCTGCCCTGCTGGGGTCCTTGCTGGCCTGGGGGCTGGCAGCTCAGCCTGCTGTGGCAGAGCAGTAGACTGGTACCTTCCCGTACTCACGTTCGGTTTGTCTTGCAGCCGGAGTCAGAGCGGTGGCTACAGTGAGCGGAGCTCGGGCGGGTCCTATAGAGACAGTTACGACAGTTACGGTAAGTCACACTCTGAGGGCGCCACGCTGCTGTGGCCTGCGGTGGGAGCTCGGTTCACCTTGGCGCCCTCTCCAAGCACTTTAGGCTGGACACTCAGACCTTGTCACTGTGCTTGCCCATAAGAGGCGCATCTGTCCTCTCAGAGCCATTTCTATCGCAGGACGCAAAAGCCAAATGAGACTGACCAAAAAGGCAAGGGAGAGCGAGGGCCCGCTGGGCAGT is a window encoding:
- the CIRBP gene encoding cold-inducible RNA-binding protein isoform X1, producing MTWGTREEEQAAMASDEGKLFVGGLSFDTNEQSLEQVFSKYGQISEVVVVKDRETQRSRGFGFVTFENIDDAKDAMMAMNGKSVDGRQIRVDQAGKSSDNRSRGYRGGSAGGRGFFRGGRGRGRGFSRGGGDRGYGGSRFESRSGGYGGSRDYYSSRSQSGGYSERSSGGSYRDSYDSYGKSHSEGATLLWPAVGARFTLAPSPSTLGWTLRPCHCACP
- the CIRBP gene encoding cold-inducible RNA-binding protein isoform X4 gives rise to the protein MASDEGKLFVGGLSFDTNEQSLEQVFSKYGQISEVVVVKDRETQRSRGFGFVTFENIDDAKDAMMAMNGKSVDGRQIRVDQAGKSSDNRSRGYRGGSAGGRGFFRGGRGRGRGFSRGGGDRGYGGSRFESRSGGYGGSRDYYSSRSQSGGYSERSSGGSYRDSYDSYATHNE
- the CIRBP gene encoding cold-inducible RNA-binding protein isoform X2, translating into MASDEGKLFVGGLSFDTNEQSLEQVFSKYGQISEVVVVKDRETQRSRGFGFVTFENIDDAKDAMMAMNGKSVDGRQIRVDQAGKSSDNRSRGYRGGSAGGRGFFRGGRGRGRGFSRGGGDRGYGGSRFESRSGGYGGSRDYYSSRSQSGGYSERSSGGSYRDSYDSYGKSHSEGATLLWPAVGARFTLAPSPSTLGWTLRPCHCACP
- the CIRBP gene encoding cold-inducible RNA-binding protein isoform X3; this translates as MTWGTREEEQAAMASDEGKLFVGGLSFDTNEQSLEQVFSKYGQISEVVVVKDRETQRSRGFGFVTFENIDDAKDAMMAMNGKSVDGRQIRVDQAGKSSDNRSRGYRGGSAGGRGFFRGGRGRGRGFSRGGGDRGYGGSRFESRSGGYGGSRDYYSSRSQSGGYSERSSGGSYRDSYDSYATHNE